Part of the Chelmon rostratus isolate fCheRos1 chromosome 10, fCheRos1.pri, whole genome shotgun sequence genome is shown below.
gctgagaatccgatgagaagattgacgccactctcatgtctctaTAGTAAATATGAGCTGGatccagcagcctgttagcttagcttagcataaagactggtaacagggggaacagctagcctggccctgTCCAAAACTTGATAAACGTGGACTGAAACCTCAGTGTAAACATGTGTTTTACAAGGTGAAGTTGGGAATACACACAGtctccaaaatgttgaactactcctttaaaCGATTCATCACGTTTTTTGGTAAAACGCTGCAGTGCTGTTCTAACACAGGCCATTACTGTCAGAAGGTCTGTCCATCCAACATTTTAAGACCAAATTATATCTACTACCATCCAAATAACCATGTTATTGGATACCAGTTGTCCCAAAGGCATTAGCTAAAATTTCTACTTGCATTATTAGTGTGTATGTTATATGATGAAAACTGAGCCATCATTTACCCCGTTTACATTTATCATTCACAACACAGAATTGCCATCATCATTTTAGGACTGTGGCCTTGAGGATGACCGTCTTATCATCtcgtgccatcatcaggtcaaagtttttatttgtccactacttcctgtcagcctcagctgtgctttgtgtttggtgctaattgGCAGATTtgagatgatgatgactgagaattgtcattgtgagcatgttagcatgccaactTTAGCATTTGGCTGAAAGCCTGACGATGCCTTAGTACAGCCTTatggagctgctagcatggctgcagacccTTAGTCTTatgttttttgtgctgttttataaCATTTTCATATTGCAGAGATTCATTTGGCAGTTGGTCAGAAAGAAATTGCAATTTGAACACCTCATGTTTTGCTCTGGTGATTTGCGCTGTTCATTTGTCCTTTCATACACTTTGACTAAACATTTTGATGATTTGagaattaatgaatgaatcatttcaaaACTATTATAAAAGtgatttaatataaaaaataatacttCATTTCTGTGGATACAGACTGCAGTGTACTCACAGAGGACTCTTCAAAGAGCAGGGTGGAGGCCAGTGGGTTTCCACAGCGTGGCCGTGGGGGGAGAATACTGGGTGCAGCCGAGTCAGACACAGAGGTGTAGGTGGCCACCTCCTCATCCATGCGCAGCTCctgcagagcaggaagatgCTTACGCAGCATCGCCACAGAACAAGTCTTTTGAACATGGAGGTCTGTAATAGAAAAAGCCACaattcagtgttcagtgtatGTGTAACCCCGAGATGAATCATCAGGAGAGTGAGACTTCAGTGTTACCTCTGTGCAGACTCTGAACAGAAGGGTTGATCTGACGGGTTGGTTCTGACGCAGATGACGTCTCTTCATGTGCTGGCAGCGCCTTTCTCTGTTCAGACAAAGCCAGGCCATGCTGCTCATAATGAGATGAGCTCTCCTGCTGCTCAAAGCGTGCGACTCTCAGCAGGCTTTTGCCcgttgagaaaaaaatgacagattcTCTTTGCGGTTCTTGGAGGAAAGGTTGTCCTCCCAGAAtcctctgctcctcatcctcGTTGCTGTTGGCCCTGCTCGTCTCTACCTTTTCTTCGCAGTGGGATTTAGGCtagaacaaacagcagacagttattttataatatatttTAAGTAAATAACAAGAACTTCATCAGAATGGATCTCTGTAAGGTTTGAATTTCAGTTCACTTCTTACAGTTGTGGCTTGAACTGGGAGCTGCTCTGCTTGTGTCTCAGGATCTCCATCTGTCACATTCGTGCTCTGCTCGTCCTCTTGATCATCAAATAATCTCTGGATGACCTCCTGCTCACAAGAAAGTCATATCAACTGACACAGTATGTTTACTTCTGGTTAGGAATAAATGCTGTGATTGAAACTGCATAATGCTATACGTGCTCTCTGTTCTGCATTGCATGTTGGTGTAGTAATTCCATACCAAAAGGTCTCGCTTAAGGCGGTAGCGGTGTAGCATCGTAAACTTCAACTTATGAAATTTGCAATCAGCTTTTACAGacacagattttgttttgttttgtgtcgGACTTTTGACCAGGTTTGTGTAGAAGCTCTCTAGACACATGATAACATTTGCTCTCACCTCCTGGCGCGGCTGAAGGTTGGTTTTGCAGTGCCGCAGCCCCCGGGTGCTGCCGTATGGTGACGACTGATGCCAtttctgaaaacagcagcatcgTGAGATAAGGGAGTGACTGCGAAAAACATTATGCAACATTCATTTGTACTGACCATAGCAGACATGGGCTGATGCCTGGTGTCACGGACTCTCTGTGGAGTCCATTCCTTCAGCGGAGTCTCTTTGACTGCtactgctggggataaaacaGCTGCGTTACATCAGGGTGAAAGGACAAAGAGATAAGGATGCATTAGTTTTCATAAGATAACAAGAACGATTCTGCATCTTACCTGCTGGTCTTCCGGTCGCCTCTGCACGATTCTTTTTAACCGGGACTCTCTGAGGCTGAGAAAGGAAGCAACAGTAAAttaaactgtttgtgtttcaaaaGCAACGTAATAAACTACAAAAAAGGTAGTAACAAGTAAAAGAAGTactgaagtgaaaacacatgTATACATACTGTGTAGATTGAAGTGCCTCTGCCTGACGGACGGACAGAGATTTGGGGCGTGGCACCCGCAGGCCCTCCGACCTTCACCCCCTCGTTCTGCAGGATACTTTGCAGTGCAGCGGAGTCGGGGGTGAACTGCACCTGCTTCACTGATCCTGtaagacaagaaagaaagattcAATTTACATGCAAAGACCAGTTTACATTGGAGTGATATCCAACCGTATGCAtaaactgaaactaaactgAATAGTATAGTCAGTTTTAGTGTACTAAAATTAGCTTGATACTGTCTGTTTCTTGTTGTCACAAGGCATCACTTAGGGCTTTTTTGACTTGCATCTGTATTTAATTGTTGATATCCTATTGATAGTgttgaaacaaaaaacattatcaCACACTATGTTTCCAGTCTTGTACTTACCTCTAGCGGGTCCAGCTTTTTGTCGACTCTTCATGACAGACACTCGCTGGGGCTGCAAACACAGGAATCACCAGCAAATACACAGATGATCATGAAACACATTCTAAAGATGCATAACATTACAATGGTTGAATACTGACGTCACTATTCAGGCAAAAAtacattcaacaacaacagctcaaTAACAACCTGTCAGTAAAAGTgtagagacaaaaacacattgtacAGGAAGGTAGTAAACGATTACAAAACCAACTCACCAGATAGTTATAGGGTTTGGACTGTGGAGTCGCAGATCCCAGACCTGTGGCATTTACCTCATTCTGGAGGATACTGTGCAATGCCGCATGGTCAGTCTGAAAGTCGTCCTCTTTGTCTGAAAAACATAAGAAGCACTGGTGACTGCTATtacattgaaaaataaataagcaataTAGTAAACAAAGTGACAACTAAAAAAAGAGCAGATCATGAAAAATCTTGCTATCTAATAAATAAAAGGCTATGATAGTGTTAATTCAGGTGAGATGCATTCATCTCCATGTTAAAATGGATAAAGTCCAATTAATGTAGGCAACAAGGACACTAGGACACGAATACCTTCTGCAATATTTTGCACAACACAAATTGTGTTCTGCTCAAAAGCAATGACAAGGCAACAACACACTTCACTTACCTGTTGAACCTTTGGAAAAATTGCCCTGAGCAGTCAGCGGCATGTCTTGGCTAGTATGGGATGTCTTGCTTGGATCTTTGAGACTGAGCAGGTTCATGTTATCCAAACAGGCTTCTGCATTAAAAGCAGCCTGTGCAGAAGTGGCAGCCCTGTTTTGATGCGTAGTGTTGTTATGAATGGATGACAGGGGATGGGACAAAGTGCCTGAAGTCTTAAACTTGTTGGAAGGCCCAGACTGTCCTGACAGCTGGGTTGTCTCTTCCGTAGCCTTTCCGTTGAACCGCCCTGAAGCTTTTGTTGAGTCCATATTACTGTTTAACGTAGCAGCACGTGTAGTCGGCTTTGCGttaatgttttgggtttttAGACGAGTGTTGCGTACATTGTTATCAGGTTGGACAGCGCAAGTGCCAGTCCTCGATTGTGAAACAATTAGGGGCTGTTGATTTTCAGTGGCCACTCTTGAGCTCTTTGACTGCGACAGGTTGAAAGGTACATGCCGGGTGCATGGCTTTTTATTCCTAGCTTTGCCCTGTAGAAAAATGATAAAGTATTCAGAACATAGAATGATCTGATTAAactaaaaatatttaaatccACATGATGGGAAGGAGGCACTTACAGCCAGAGGTTTCTCCTCCCACCTACAGTGAGACTGACTGAAGTCGGAGGGAGTCTGAAGACGAAGGGACTTTGCGAGCACTGGAAGCCTACTTACACCTGGTCGCACAGGTGCCTTCCTGCCCACGTCTGAGTTTCCTGGATGCTTGTTCTCCACATCCTGCTTGAGAAGGTGAGGTTCAGAGAGGGGTTTCGTAGGCTTGGAGTGTGCTGGCATTTTGTTATGTTCATTCTTCATtctgtgtggaggaaaaaaacagtcGGTTGCAAAATGATACATGCAACTAGAGTGaagcactgtttgtttgtttttgacaccACTGCCAATAACAGGGTTTTAGTTTCaacaccaaaacatttttttgcttCCTTCTTTTGAGACATGTAAACACGCTTTTCTTGCTTTTATCTAATAAAATAAGCTAAAGTTCTCAAATGCTAAATGTTGTCTAAATACAAGCAAGAACAGGCACAAGTTTCAGGAAAAATCAAAGAATAAGTGAACAAGATTACAAACCTGACAGGACATTTGATATTTTACAATTTCTGAGAAGTGGTTCAATAGCCCGTTCGGAAGGCAGGAGTAAATCAAgtgaaaaaacaatgtgtttgaTAATTCATAAACTGGCTTACCTCAGAAAgtcactgtggattttgttcTGACTTTGCTGACGAAGGACTGGAGAGGAGTCCATGATGATAGCAAAGCGTGAAGAACAACTGGAGGAGAAACAAATGGCAAACGTAAATGAGATCTGAGAAACTGTGTGCAAGGATAGACAAAATACATAAACCATGCATcatcaacagaaacacaaacttcaGACTTCAGTTCTTTCCAAAGCTTTAACAGTTCACAATTTAACCGGTCCAAAGCTAATTAAGTTAGGAAGCAaccaaatgcagacaaatggCACCATCAATGGGACAGTAAAAAAACGTATTAGGTATTAAACAATTACATCGTTTGCCTGATCGAAAGAGCACAAACATGATAGTAGTAAAGCCTGCGCACAGTACAAACCAACATGTTGACTAGACGaaactaaaaagaaaaggaacattaAATTAGCTTTAACCCGAGCAGAAGACTAAAGACAAGTCTTTTTCCATAGCATATGCTACATACGGAGAGCCGTATGTATATACTTTACATACTTTCAAAATAGAAAAGGGCCTCTGTTAATTCCTCCTGTCCGTCCAAGTAAGTATTTCTGATACAATCAATTCCCcaaatgttttggttttccaggcGTTTTGTGCTGATTTAAAGATCCCTTGTTAAGTCCTTTCACACCGCAGTCGGACAGCTAACTTCCTGGACTCGCAGCAGTTTGTAAAAAGCGCGCTTCGCCATTGGTCGCAACAGGAAGCCATATGAACCAATGATTACGCGCTCTTTGGGCTTGACATTAACGTCGACCAATGAGAGACGGACTTTCACAAACAGCTCCATGGTAACGACGCGAAAGTTGTTTTACCACGTGATCGTTTTTTGCCGCGGCCTCTCCCCATCTGCGAACTGAACAGCATAGAACTTCGTTGTCCAGCAGAGTGGAAAATTGTCTTTAGATCACCAAAATATAAAACCAGCACAGGAATATTTAACATAATACAAGTAACATGTAAACTTTAAAATACACTACAATACATTAGTCAGAAATACAAGTCAAATACTTTAAAAAACTGAGCCACTCATCTTTCGTCAGTATGTTATGTTGTGATGttttatgctgttttgtttgtttgaaatgctgatatatacaaaataatagtaatcatcatcaccatctttaCCTGTGAGTCATCAGGAAACTTTTAACGATCATTCAGCCAATATAATTTGGTAATATTTCTGGTATAGTGTTATTTTTAATGACTTGATCTAGCTAGTACCAGTCTATCAAACTTACATGCTGTTGCATGTACTAAGGATGTGTTACTACTCTGTTAGGGTAATTATGTCTGGAACCAAGCTAAAGAAGGCTAGCAGGTACTCTTGCAGTCTGTTTATTTCGTAAAACAGTTTCTCAAATGACACAGTTAGCCCTGTTAGCTAAGGTAAGTGACAGTTAGCTATATGAGAGGTATTTACAGACCCGAGCTAAAGCTAACTGCTAATTTTATTAGAACACACGTGGCCATTAGCTAACGCTAGACATAATTACAAGCAACATTAATGCAAAGAGAGAAAACTAgcagaatttaaaataataGCCCGAGGCTAGTAATAAAATAACCTAGTTTCCACATTACCCTCAAGACCCTGAACGTCACATCTCGACTAACGTTAATCGGGTTTCCGGTTATCCGATTTTCACATTCATACTTAATAGCGCCTATCACCATGAACGGTGCATGGTcgaaagtacatttacttcagtaatGGTTCTTGTGGCATGGCTGGTGTGTATCAAACAGCAAAAGGACCCAGATGTATATAGTTAAGACATGGAGGGGACAGCTAATGACCAGTGGAGGATGCAAATAAGCTTACAGGCAGACACAGGTAGGTTAACCCCTGgacattaaaatgctgattaCATCTTATGCATCAGTAAGAACAGAACATAATGTAATAACAgaaaattacaataataaaacaataaagtaGACATTCTCAGTATTAAAGTATAATA
Proteins encoded:
- the LOC121613149 gene encoding uncharacterized protein LOC121613149 isoform X2, whose product is MDSSPVLRQQSQNKIHSDFLRMKNEHNKMPAHSKPTKPLSEPHLLKQDVENKHPGNSDVGRKAPVRPGVSRLPVLAKSLRLQTPSDFSQSHCRWEEKPLAGKARNKKPCTRHVPFNLSQSKSSRVATENQQPLIVSQSRTGTCAVQPDNNVRNTRLKTQNINAKPTTRAATLNSNMDSTKASGRFNGKATEETTQLSGQSGPSNKFKTSGTLSHPLSSIHNNTTHQNRAATSAQAAFNAEACLDNMNLLSLKDPSKTSHTSQDMPLTAQGNFSKGSTDKEDDFQTDHAALHSILQNEVNATGLGSATPQSKPYNYLPQRVSVMKSRQKAGPARGSVKQVQFTPDSAALQSILQNEGVKVGGPAGATPQISVRPSGRGTSIYTPQRVPVKKNRAEATGRPAVAVKETPLKEWTPQRVRDTRHQPMSAMKWHQSSPYGSTRGLRHCKTNLQPRQEEVIQRLFDDQEDEQSTNVTDGDPETQAEQLPVQATTPKSHCEEKVETSRANSNEDEEQRILGGQPFLQEPQRESVIFFSTGKSLLRVARFEQQESSSHYEQHGLALSEQRKALPAHEETSSASEPTRQINPSVQSLHRDLHVQKTCSVAMLRKHLPALQELRMDEEVATYTSVSDSAAPSILPPRPRCGNPLASTLLFEESSRFVPIGCGLSSDPSSPWSSPLQER
- the LOC121613149 gene encoding uncharacterized protein LOC121613149 isoform X3, which produces MDSSPVLRQQSQNKIHSDFLRMKNEHNKMPAHSKPTKPLSEPHLLKQDVENKHPGNSDVGRKAPVRPGGKARNKKPCTRHVPFNLSQSKSSRVATENQQPLIVSQSRTGTCAVQPDNNVRNTRLKTQNINAKPTTRAATLNSNMDSTKASGRFNGKATEETTQLSGQSGPSNKFKTSGTLSHPLSSIHNNTTHQNRAATSAQAAFNAEACLDNMNLLSLKDPSKTSHTSQDMPLTAQGNFSKGSTDKEDDFQTDHAALHSILQNEVNATGLGSATPQSKPYNYLPQRVSVMKSRQKAGPARGSVKQVQFTPDSAALQSILQNEGVKVGGPAGATPQISVRPSGRGTSIYTPQRVPVKKNRAEATGRPAAVAVKETPLKEWTPQRVRDTRHQPMSAMKWHQSSPYGSTRGLRHCKTNLQPRQEEVIQRLFDDQEDEQSTNVTDGDPETQAEQLPVQATTPKSHCEEKVETSRANSNEDEEQRILGGQPFLQEPQRESVIFFSTGKSLLRVARFEQQESSSHYEQHGLALSEQRKALPAHEETSSASEPTRQINPSVQSLHRDLHVQKTCSVAMLRKHLPALQELRMDEEVATYTSVSDSAAPSILPPRPRCGNPLASTLLFEESSRFVPIGCGLSSDPSSPWSSPLQER
- the LOC121613149 gene encoding uncharacterized protein LOC121613149 isoform X1 translates to MDSSPVLRQQSQNKIHSDFLRMKNEHNKMPAHSKPTKPLSEPHLLKQDVENKHPGNSDVGRKAPVRPGVSRLPVLAKSLRLQTPSDFSQSHCRWEEKPLAGKARNKKPCTRHVPFNLSQSKSSRVATENQQPLIVSQSRTGTCAVQPDNNVRNTRLKTQNINAKPTTRAATLNSNMDSTKASGRFNGKATEETTQLSGQSGPSNKFKTSGTLSHPLSSIHNNTTHQNRAATSAQAAFNAEACLDNMNLLSLKDPSKTSHTSQDMPLTAQGNFSKGSTDKEDDFQTDHAALHSILQNEVNATGLGSATPQSKPYNYLPQRVSVMKSRQKAGPARGSVKQVQFTPDSAALQSILQNEGVKVGGPAGATPQISVRPSGRGTSIYTPQRVPVKKNRAEATGRPAAVAVKETPLKEWTPQRVRDTRHQPMSAMKWHQSSPYGSTRGLRHCKTNLQPRQEEVIQRLFDDQEDEQSTNVTDGDPETQAEQLPVQATTPKSHCEEKVETSRANSNEDEEQRILGGQPFLQEPQRESVIFFSTGKSLLRVARFEQQESSSHYEQHGLALSEQRKALPAHEETSSASEPTRQINPSVQSLHRDLHVQKTCSVAMLRKHLPALQELRMDEEVATYTSVSDSAAPSILPPRPRCGNPLASTLLFEESSRFVPIGCGLSSDPSSPWSSPLQER